The following proteins are encoded in a genomic region of Candidatus Paracaedibacteraceae bacterium:
- the pnp gene encoding polyribonucleotide nucleotidyltransferase, with protein sequence MSNFFSITKEELDFGGRKLTLETGRVARQAEGSVLASYGDTSVLCTVVAAKKAAPGQSFFPLSVHYQEKTFAVGRIPGGYNKREGKPSEKEVLASRLIDRPIRPLFPEGFFNEVQVVCTVLSHDLVNEPTIPAMIGASAALALSGVPFMGPVACASIGYIDGEYVLNPTLEQSAASKLDLMVAGTTEGVLMVESEAKELSEEIMLGAVDFGHKAFQPVIKAILKLKKQAGKKDWEVAGLGDDYKDLHKKIKKAVEKDLQKAYSITTKAERYAAIDAAYDKAVDKVGIAEGQELNFDMAFEALKSEVVRTDILDKGSRVDGRDLKTVRPIDVQVGVLPRTHGSALFTRGETQALVVSTLGTAQDEQMIDALEGEYRERFMLHYNFPPYSVNETGRMSGPGRREIGHGKLAWRAIRPLLPAKDQFPYTLRTVSEITESNGSSSMATVCGTSLALMDAGVPMARPVAGIAMGLVKEGKKFAVLTDILGDEDHLGDMDFKVAGTSEGITALQMDIKITSITSEIMKVALEQAREGRVHILGEMAKALSASRESVSDHAPQMISMPVNRDKIRDIIGPGGKTIREICEVSGARIDIDDEGVVNIAGFDSKSIETAKAMIRNIACDPVVGEVYTGKVVKIMEFGAFVNFMGNRDGLVHISELAAERVGKVTDIVQVGDEVNVKVVGFDDRGKVKLSMKALLPAKEEKADVAAEA encoded by the coding sequence ATGTCTAATTTTTTCTCAATCACAAAGGAAGAACTCGATTTTGGTGGACGCAAGTTAACACTTGAAACAGGTCGTGTTGCTCGTCAAGCCGAAGGATCAGTCCTTGCATCCTATGGTGATACATCTGTTTTGTGTACCGTTGTTGCTGCTAAGAAAGCTGCTCCGGGACAAAGCTTTTTCCCGTTATCTGTTCATTATCAAGAAAAAACTTTTGCTGTTGGCCGCATCCCTGGCGGATACAACAAACGTGAAGGCAAGCCGTCTGAAAAGGAAGTTTTGGCATCTCGTTTGATCGATCGTCCAATTCGCCCCCTCTTCCCCGAAGGTTTCTTTAATGAAGTCCAAGTTGTCTGTACAGTTTTAAGCCACGACTTGGTCAACGAACCAACCATCCCGGCAATGATTGGCGCCTCAGCAGCCTTGGCTTTGTCTGGTGTTCCGTTCATGGGTCCTGTTGCGTGTGCATCCATTGGTTATATTGATGGTGAATATGTTTTGAACCCAACGCTAGAACAATCCGCAGCATCAAAGCTAGACTTGATGGTTGCCGGTACAACCGAAGGCGTTTTGATGGTTGAATCCGAAGCAAAAGAACTTTCAGAAGAAATTATGCTCGGTGCTGTCGACTTTGGCCACAAAGCTTTCCAACCTGTTATCAAAGCTATTCTTAAGCTCAAGAAACAAGCCGGTAAGAAAGATTGGGAAGTAGCCGGTCTTGGTGATGATTATAAAGATCTACACAAGAAAATTAAAAAAGCCGTTGAAAAAGACCTTCAAAAAGCATACTCCATCACTACTAAAGCAGAACGCTATGCCGCCATTGATGCAGCCTACGACAAAGCCGTTGATAAGGTTGGCATTGCTGAAGGTCAAGAACTTAACTTTGATATGGCATTCGAAGCCTTGAAATCAGAAGTTGTTCGTACAGACATTCTTGACAAAGGAAGCCGCGTTGACGGACGCGATCTAAAGACAGTTCGCCCAATCGACGTCCAAGTTGGCGTGTTACCACGCACCCACGGTAGTGCCCTGTTCACCCGTGGTGAAACACAAGCCTTAGTTGTCTCAACTCTTGGAACAGCGCAAGACGAACAAATGATTGATGCGCTAGAAGGTGAATACCGTGAACGCTTTATGCTTCACTATAACTTCCCGCCATATTCCGTTAACGAGACAGGCCGTATGTCTGGCCCGGGTCGTCGTGAAATTGGTCACGGTAAGCTCGCATGGCGCGCAATTCGCCCATTGCTCCCAGCAAAGGATCAATTCCCATATACACTACGGACTGTTTCTGAAATCACAGAATCTAACGGTTCCTCTTCTATGGCGACTGTTTGTGGTACATCCCTTGCTCTTATGGATGCAGGTGTTCCAATGGCTCGCCCTGTTGCAGGGATTGCTATGGGCTTGGTCAAAGAAGGCAAAAAGTTTGCAGTTCTAACAGACATTTTAGGTGACGAAGACCACTTAGGTGATATGGACTTTAAAGTTGCAGGAACATCCGAAGGAATCACAGCCTTGCAAATGGATATTAAAATCACCAGCATCACCTCAGAAATCATGAAGGTTGCGCTTGAACAAGCCCGTGAAGGTCGCGTTCACATCCTTGGTGAAATGGCAAAAGCCTTGTCCGCATCCCGTGAATCTGTCAGTGACCACGCACCACAAATGATTTCCATGCCGGTCAATCGCGATAAAATCCGCGATATTATTGGCCCAGGTGGAAAAACAATTCGTGAAATTTGCGAAGTATCCGGTGCGCGCATCGACATCGATGATGAAGGTGTTGTCAATATCGCAGGATTCGACAGTAAATCTATTGAAACAGCAAAAGCCATGATCCGTAACATCGCTTGTGATCCGGTTGTTGGCGAAGTTTACACAGGTAAAGTTGTTAAGATCATGGAATTTGGTGCATTCGTTAACTTTATGGGCAATCGCGACGGTTTGGTTCATATCAGCGAACTTGCTGCTGAGCGCGTCGGCAAAGTCACAGACATCGTCCAAGTTGGCGACGAAGTCAACGTCAAGGTAGTTGGTTTTGACGACCGCGGTAAAGTTAAGCTCAGCATGAAAGCTCTTCTTCCCGCAAAAGAAGAAAAAGCAGATGTAGCTGCTGAAGCGTAA